In Oncorhynchus tshawytscha isolate Ot180627B linkage group LG01, Otsh_v2.0, whole genome shotgun sequence, the genomic stretch caagctttacaccactactgcttggcattgcgcatggtgatcttaggcttctgtGCGGCCACTCAGCCAtgcaaacccatttcatgaagctcctgaagaacagttattttgctgacattgcttccaggggcagtttggaactcggtagtgagtgttgcaaccgaggacagacgatttttacacactacacgctttagcactcggcagtcctgttctgtgagcttgtgtcctACCACtacacggctgagccgttgttgctcctagacatttccacagcacttacagttgcccgtgtagctatagcagggcagaaaattgatgaactgacttgttgaaaaggtggcatcctatgacggtgccacggtgaaagtcactgagctcttcggtagggccattctactgccaatgtttgtctatggagattgcatggctatgtgctcgattttatacaaccAGCAacagctgaaatagccaaatccactatttgaaggggtgtccacatgtaGTGTATACACAAGTTCATTGAGGGTTGTCTGTTAGAAGAGCGCAAACGGTACATGTCGCTGCTGTTATTGTCCCAGTTCCAATATCGATGTGAGTGATTCATTTGCGCGCGCTACTAATTATACAGTAGAACAAGCTAATCAATTCCAGAATTGAGTGACCATTTGGTAAATATTGGTGCGTATGCAGTTTCTAAAATACAAATTTAGCAAGATACAAGTCATCTGAAAACGTGTGTTCCGAATAACTTATGCATTGGTCTTAAAAATATCACGACTTGTTTCAGCATATTGATTAGGAATTTTAAAAACTGTTTTGATACTCGGCCATATCAAAAAGCCATGACAACAGGAAGCAGCAACAGTATCATTTAATGCATGTTTAAGCaatataaattattttttaaattcaacaGGATACTACATTCAGGTAAAAACTACTTTGATTTATTGATTTTGATGATATTAGTTCAATGAAAATGTTAAGTGTACGTGGAATTGCCCTaaactaactaacgttagctaacgttaacctAGCTAGCTATTGTAGATAATTAGTTCTAGATGGCTTTTATAGTTAATGTTAGCTACACACCCAACGTATCAAATGGCAATATTATAAAGCTCGTAtgtttagaaaaatatatatgcaGAAAATATATTTACCtgtctgtagctagctacatggaCGCTTTTCAGAATTATATGTGAGGGTCGGGTAAAAGCGGTTATGTCTAGAAGGGATACAGTTTTTGTCAAAATTGAATTTTCGTAGTAGAGTTTAGGGgaatttacgcagcaggttatGAGAATTAGAGTAGCACGTTAGGGTCATTAGATTAAAGTTAGGAAAATAGTTGGGGTTAGCTAAAATGAAAAAATATGTACGTCAATTCGACCAAATCTGTATCCCATCTAGACAGGGCGGGGAAAAGCAGGGTAAAACAgatatctgtatataatgacgagatgctcatgtctccgcctTAACAATGGGAGTTGGTTGTCCGAAAGTCGTGAAGGAAAGGCGACAAGCTTAgatccaaaataagcccatagaaacgcatcgTGCTTTTTTTGGACAGACGTTggcgagagtgaaacctctcgctttgCTTCTTCCTCTCGGAGGAAAAGTTTATTATTTACATACGGAATCACGAGAAGACCAAATACAACCGAGTTTGAAAATACTTTCCTATTTTACTGCCAAGTGCTGTGCATACATGAAAGTGAATCCTACTGCCCTACGTTTGTCATAGAACGAAAAGGCCCGTCGAATGATTTAACTAGAGACCAATGTACGAAGAAGAACATACTTATAGGGGGTATTTtattacattatatatacactcaacaaaaatataaacgcaacatgtaaagtgttggtcccatgtatcttgagctgaaatgaaatatcccagaaatgttccatatgcacaaaaatcttatttttctcaaattttgtgcacacatttgtttacatccctgttagtgagcatgtttccttcgccaagataatccatccacctgacaggtgtggtatttcaagaagctgattaaacagcatgatcattacacaggagcaccttgtgctggggacaataaaaggccactctgaaatttgcagttttgtcacacaacacactgcgacagatgtcttaagttttgagggagcgtgcaattggcatgctgactgcagaaatgttcaacagagctattgccagagaatgtaatgtttatTTGTCTACCAtaacgtaattttagagaatttgtcagtacgtccaactagcctcacaaccgcagaccacatatATGCGGTCATGTGAGATAACGGTTTGCTGATGTCGACGTTGTGAAcagtgtgccccatggtggtggacGGGTTagggtatgggcaggtataagctacggacagCAAACACAATTGCCTTTTATAAATGGCAATTTGaacgcacagagataccgtgatgagatcctgaggaccattgtcatgccattcatccaccgccatcacctcatgtttcagcatgataatgcacggccccatgtcacaaggatatgtacacaattgctggaagctgaaaatgtcccagttcttctataGCTTGCATACTCACCtcacgtcacccattgagcattgTTTGGAATGcactggatcgacatgtacgacagtgttccagttcccgccaatatccagcaacttcgcacagccactgaagaggagtgggacaacattccacagaccacaatcaacagcctgatcaactctatgcaaaggatatgtgtcgcactgcataatgcaaatggtgttcacaccagatactgactgtttttctgttccacctaccccacattttccaggaatcaTCTTATcgtgttactgaatgtatccagagtattttcagattttgtaATCAACAAATGTGGCGTAAACTACAGTAGAATGCATGTAAAATCAAGTGTAAGGTTTGGATTCAGTGTACACACCTTTAGTCTAATCattttcccataatctccaaactgtgCCTTAACAAtcgctaccatggttatgcaaaTGCTTTTCATACTTATTCTGTAAGAACCATTTCAATTTAGCCTTAtacatataggccaattcccataTAAAGAGTTAATATGTATTTTTAACACTATAATTTGTTTGTGagcatgatagctgtactttttAATTGACGCAGCTTGTTTGCCATCAGCCAATCGGCATATCTCAACAAGTTCAAAACACGTGAATGCATCCAACTTGtatttacgacttcacaactgataactaccaccttcccacttggttatgagcACAGCACAATGTCAACTTTGGATAGATAGTTGATATCCCATTGGGCTGTGCACAATAACCTGGGGACAAGTTTACAGAGGAAAAAAAGCATCCTTGAATTTAGTGTATGCCTCTGCCTTTAATATTTGAAAACTACACGTCTAAAGATGATCATTAGGTCACAGCTATTGCCCTACAATGCAAGTAGCTTTATTAGAATAAGTCCAAAATGTGGAGTCTTCTCCAGTGCTAGCAATGGAATGATCTAAGTCTCCTAAGAAAATCATTGCCAATACTGGCAAGGAAAGACATTTAATTAAATCACAACTCAGTAGCTTTTCAACAGAATTCTGTTTCATTTATTTCAATCGGATTGCAACAATCATACAAACAGTACAAAATAATTATTTCAGAAACACAAATTCCGGGAATTTGTAGAACATATAGGCCATTACTGTCATTATTAAGCTGTCCCTGCACTTCCAGCCAGGGTAAATCTAATTGTATGAGTGTTGTCTTGAGGTGACAGGTGCATTTTGGTCATGTCAGTTGTTCATCTGTGAAATGAAATAAACATGAATCATGTTAGTAACATGCTGACAAATAACACTGGATAACAATTAAAAACattgagggagggtgtgtgtgtgtgtatatactgttcaAACCTGTTCTGAGGATCTAAATCATTGGTTTTCTCAACCAATGAAATTAATGACCACAAGGTGCAAGACAGTGTGGGCTAATAAGAAATCTGCAAAGGCCCTCTCCTGGGAGATGGATAGAAAGTCTCCTTTGTTATCTGGATTAATCTGGATACGAAGGCAGACTGTAGGCAGGGAGGGACCAAAGAGAAGATCGATTATTCAGCAATAATGGTGGCTACCATTGATTATCTTCATATTTCAATGACGTATAATACTGCTGAATGTCACAAGATTATGCAAATAAATTGACCGTGAAGTGTGTCAATTACCTCCCAGGATGAAGGCGCCAACACATGATATGAATCCGGCCAAGAAGCTGTTGAATGGGAAGGTGCCAACCAGCAAACAGTACAGAAACTGCAATGCACCGGTTAGCAAGATGTAGAAAAGGTACGCGTCGACCACTTTCAATTTATTCGATGTTTTGGTCGTGTATTCTTCCAGGAATCGAGAAATAACTGAAATTACCGAGTTGGACATGTTTTCTTATGAACAAAAAGCCCCAAAAGGTACAGAGAGAATCAAACTGTTTGTCAAATACGCTTCCGTCAGACGTAGCGCAAAAATGACGTGTCAATAAAACTGGTGTAACAATAACAACATTCCCCCTTGAACATATAATCCACTGTACAGTAGTTCCATGTTAATAAACAACGACCATCTGTCGACTTTGATTCTATGTGGTATGACTATGTCCCTGTATGACTTTAGTTTGCGATGAACGATATTGAACCAATGTAAATGAGTGGAATTAAGAAAAGTGAGCACTTTGGTTTGATAACCGTTGTGCATGGTAGACACTAAGGATTGAGTATTTCCTTTTTATGAATTTATCAATTCTAGTTGTAATTTGATTTATTCGGTTGATCATAAAGTGTGTAAATATAACAAATGTTTCCTGAACATTCGTATATCTCtaagatataggacagacacttcagaacaaacgtCCTTTAGATACTTTTTtggagtgtgcagagctgtcatcaaggcaaagggggactactttgaagaatctcaaatataaaatatatttagatttgttaaaaaaaaatgggttactacatgattccctatgtgttatttcatagttttgatgtcttcactattattctacaatgtagaaaataaagaaaaaccctggatgggtaggtgtgtccaaacttttgactggtactgtatatatttattttactttaaTGGATCTTAAAAATCAAATAGCAAATGAACCTTGATATGACCTTCTTAAAGCAATTCTATATAGCTTAGTAGAGCGTTTTCAGATCAAGCATTAATTGCCGCTTAGACTGTTCAGTTCTGAAAATAAGGGTTAATACATGTTCAAAATAAataatgtttcctgatctttcttatatctctcacaTATAGGACAGACAATTCCAAACAAACTTCCTTTTAAATCTTTTGCAGACTacctgttccatgtagtgaatttGTTATACAATGCTTTTGTATGggttaatagcagtaaggcccaaAATCATTTTCCTAATtggatataaaaaaaaatgtatactctTAAAATAATTCAAACTCAAATAGCTAAATGTttcttggtatgaccttcttaaaacaattccatatagcttagtaccTATAACAATACTGAACCAAAGTAAGTTTGTGGAAATAATCATGAATAGTGAGCACTTTGGTTTGATAACAGTTTTGCATAATAGACATTTAATAAggattttgtttttgaaatgtgtGCCCTCTCTGTAAGTCAGTATCTGGCTGCGAGTGGTGGCCCCCATGGTGCCCCACGTCCATGTCCATTCTGAAGAGCACAGAAGATCCTTGACAGTTAGTCCCCTTATCTAATATGTCTGAAAGTATTTCACAGGTACCCACCAGTCCTGACTTGACTACTTGATTATGTCACATTGTATCGCCCGCACTTTTTGGTGTCTCATCTCCATGCTTCTCCTTTTCCGAGACTCAAAATGATGTGTGGGCTCGTTTTGTGTCCCTGCCCAATCAGGATTTGGACCCTAACTGTCACCAACAGGAACCAGCTAAATGCTCCCAAGCCTGGTactgtctctccccttctctatagTGTTTTTGTCAGTCAGAACCAAATACTCACTTTTCCAGTGGAGTTGACATACCTTTTGTACTACATTGAGTCCGCCTAACATTTCCCTTTTCCTTCTCTATTCCAGTTGCACAGACACCTCTTAGGATGGTCCATGATATGGATTTGGGGGAGGGGTAGGGTTTTGGATACTTAACCTAGACCCTTCTGTCGCTCTCAACCACTCTTTGTGTTTGACTTGCTGGGTTTCGGACATAGCTCCAGACCCCAATTCCCCATGGACTCAGCTCTGGCTGaggagcagtcagtcagcactGGAGGCGGGCCCTTGAACTGGATCGCATGCTCCTATTGGGTCACTGTCTGGACTGCTACTTGGCAGCATCTTATGCCATTCAATACCctgagaggtcagaggagaagtTTACATTGACACACTCTTTAGAGGCTAATCTTTGGCTTTATGATGAAAAGCATATGAACTTGGAGTAACATGGCTCTTTCTTCCTTTCCCTATCCAAGTCAGTCACCTGATTCTGGTTGACTGCTGGGGCTTCCAGCCCATACCTGTATATGCAACCTCAGGATTGACCAGACCAGGCTGCCCTTGGGCCCGAATAGCCTTTTCCACTTTTTTCAACCCACCGGCATTGATCTGAGCCGCTGGACCCTCGGGTGAGGGGGGACTGGTTGTCTGAGTGGCATGGCTTGTGGTTCAGGGATTAAAGATAATAtagataatatattataatataatataactctTTTGATATTTTGTCTCCTTTTTTCCCTAATCTTTACGACCCCATCTTTATTTCCTAGGTCAAAAATTAGTTAACAGATTTGGTCCGGATTTCAATGGGAGGTTTCAGGGCCTACTTGATAAAGACACTATAGACAGATTGGCTGACATTGTCATGAAAATGATGCGCTCACATTGATGTGGCCGGAAGGTGTCCTTTATGATACTGAACAGTCCTATatctagcaacaatgacaagaagctgccttgTGGGTAATTGTAAGTGGCTAATTTCAGCTCGTTGtatcttgttattgataccatgtcttgttttggcTGATGTCATGTCTATGCTAATATAGCAAaatttcgctagctagctaatcaaTATCACcattcactagctagctaaggatgtatttgagagacaagtgctcattgtgcgaATTTAtcttttcaataaacattttcaGACAAAATATAGTCTGGTGTTTAACCTTCCCATGTCACCACGCTCCGCTGCGGACAACTGGTTTCCAGTCGAAGCTCACATCAACTACAAGACTATGgtacttgcctacggagcagAAAGAGGAactgcccttccctcccttcaggctatgctcaaaccttACAACCCAACCTGAGCATTCCGTTCTGTCACTGCTCGTCTGTTggccctcctctacccctacagcAGTTCCCACTCAGCACAGTCCAAGCTTTTCTCTGTCCCCcagaagctaggacagcagagcccctgcccatcttcctgaaaacatctgaaaccctacctcttcaatgaatatcttaaataatcccataGCACCCCTCCTCACAGACCTTCCTGGTCAAATGTAGCGTAAAGTCACCTATCACCCATAGTGCTAGGAGAAAAATTTGTAAATAAGAAATCATAACCAAGCCAATACttaatttttcttttttttttaacctttttttttaacaGGGAATAATGTGctctgtataatgtgtgtgtgtgtgtgtgtgtgtccattcaaTACTTTAAATTGCATTAAAACTAATAGCAGGTTTACCCATCTCGGTGGAGACCCTAGGAACCTgaagagttaaccaatcctgtgaaaGGGTTAGGTGACTCGGGTGTCTATACTTCAACAGAAAAGTTAGATAATATGGAAGTTTATGAAGTAGGGCCTTGTAAACAAAAAAAGGAGTAATGTAGAGATGTACGGGTCTTTAGCGAagccagccaaccttttgatacatGATGCAGTAATGAGTATCAAAACTGTTGCCTGTAACAAAATGAAGGGCACTATTGTAGGtggcatccaaaggtttaagagtagtagcagctgcactttgataaataatatcaccataatcaagaacGGGAAAAAAAGGTAGACTGAATAATCTGCTTGCTACTGTTTAGAGAAAGGCACAATCTATTTCTGTAGAAAAAGACAACTTTATATCTTAGCTTTTTAACCAGCtcatctgtttaaaaaaaagagtCAAATCCATATCAATCCAAGTGCCTAAGTATTTTTATGCATGAACACATTCAAACCATCTAATGAGTAAACATGTAGTTCATCTGAAACATTCATACGAGAGTTTAAAAACAAcgtgtattttgttttaaattagCAAGGGATTCTGGCATAGCTATACAATCTGACTGGAGTTTTGACACAGCCAGATCAACAGTTGGGGCAATAGCATACATAATAGTACCATCCACATATAGATTAAATTGACAGTTTTTAACAGATtgaccaatggtgtttatataaataatgaagagaaCAGGTCCCAAAATGTACCCCTGTGGTGCATCTTTATGTACAGTACTTCAAGAAATGAACTTAACCCCGTCAATCAcaatggcctgagttctgtcactaagataatcATGAATCCATGAACAGGCATCAGAGCTCAGGCCTATCAAGGACAACTTATTCAATAAAATAGCATGATCGACAGTATGAAAAACTTTTGACAGGTCCACAAACAGCACATTTCATTATAGAGTCTAAAGTATTGACAAGACCATTAACAACTAAAATGGTTGCTGTAATAGTGTTATGCCTAGGCCTAAACCCTTATTGGTTtacattcaaaatacatttctcatGTAAAAAAAGAGCTAAGTTGTACATTTACCAAGCGTTCAAGAATCTTAGCTAGACAGGAAGCCTTGAAATGTGCCAATAATTATTAAGATCACTACTAACCCGGCCTTTATGGAGTGGCAGCACTGATTTCCATACTTTTTAAGTATTTCCTGAAACAATGTTTAAAAATGTGGGTTACTGAGCCAACAATGATGGGAGCTGCACACTTCAGCCGACCAGGATCCAATTGTTCGGCCCCTCTGGATTTCTTATTGTCTGTTGCTAGCAAAGCATTCAGGACTTGTTTTTCTGTAAATAGCCTAAAATAATAATTTCTCTGATCCTTCAACAAGTTTCCCCTATCAGCATCCAGCCCAACATCATTTGGTTTATCCCTATTAGAAATAGCACAAGGAATATAAATTGGAATTACTTTTCCAAGGTTACCCCCATAAGGCCTGAGGCTGCAGGCAATGTAAATATGAGGAACTCTGAGTAACCAATGATGTAATGTTATAAACTGACTTACGTGGGCTTTGGTTGCTATCGTGCAACAGCGCAAGCCCTCTACTTGATTTGAAAACTGAGGGGGTATTCAAGTTAATGGAATTCACATTTGACCTAAAGCACT encodes the following:
- the LOC112231032 gene encoding dolichyl-diphosphooligosaccharide--protein glycosyltransferase subunit DAD1, producing the protein MSNSVISVISRFLEEYTTKTSNKLKVVDAYLFYILLTGALQFLYCLLVGTFPFNSFLAGFISCVGAFILGVCLRIQINPDNKGDFLSISQERAFADFLLAHTVLHLVVINFIG